From Deltaproteobacteria bacterium:
AAACATCAGTGCGCCAGCAATCACCACGACAATAAGAATAGCCGTCATGAAAACTGTTATTTTGGCGCCACTGGCAACAAATCCCCGCCGCAGCCCCGATGCTTCCTGATTAAATCGCCGAAGACCCAGGATTCTGAAGACGCGTATCAGACGCAGGGCTCGAATGATTTGAAGCCAGCCCAAGGCCGGGAAGAAAAAACCAATCCAAGTGGGTAAGATGCTCAAGAGGTCGACTACACCAAAAAAACTAGCCGCGTATTGCGTGGGGCGGCGGACAATTCGGAGCCGCACCACATACTCAATCGTAAAAAGAACAGTAATCACCCATTCTAAACCAACGAAGAACTTATAAAAGTTGGGGCCAAGGTTAGGAACGCTCTCAAGAATAACAGCAAAAACACTTAGTAAGATGGCGCAGAGTAAGCCGAGGTCGAAGAGCTGGCTGGGCCCGGGATGGGACTCAAATATGATACGGTAAAGCTTTTCGTTGCCATCCCGCCATGGAACTTGTTGCTCTTGTTCGCTTGCCATCCCGCTTCTATTCCCTTCGGTGTATCCTAACGATAACCATGAAGGGCTCCCACAAAGAGGGTAAGATCACAAGGCATTTAACCGTAGAGTCGTTATTTTGGAAAATCCGAGAATACGTGCATTACAGTTCCCACCTTGATGACAAGTGCAGAACCCGCAGCTGCCTGATCGGCGGCATAGCGTTCGAAATTAAAATAAAAATGCAGAGAGGCGGGCAGGGAGTCCAGTAAACCCTTCCGAGCCATCTGTTTCGATGCCCAGTCCGACAAACGGGTCCATTCACCGTCGTAATATTTCTGCACATAAAGACGCGCCTTATCAACGTCACCCAGCTCATCCGTAAGCAAAGAAAACATCGGACCGTGTTTCGCAATCAAAGCGTTGAGTTTAATTTTCTGTGGATCCAGCTCAGGCTGAGCTTTTGATTTTCGTACGGGCTTTGGCGCATCTTGAACGGCGGTACCTTGAGCACTCGCTTCATCTTCGTCCTCGCCCATAATCGAAACGATTCTGCCCCGGAGTTCTTTAGGGTTGAATGGCTTGTGGATGTAATTCGCCACTCCCAACCGCAACATCGGACCAATGGTCGCACTCGCGTGCTCGCCGGTCAGAAGAACAACTG
This genomic window contains:
- a CDS encoding ion transporter — encoded protein: MASEQEQQVPWRDGNEKLYRIIFESHPGPSQLFDLGLLCAILLSVFAVILESVPNLGPNFYKFFVGLEWVITVLFTIEYVVRLRIVRRPTQYAASFFGVVDLLSILPTWIGFFFPALGWLQIIRALRLIRVFRILGLRRFNQEASGLRRGFVASGAKITVFMTAILIVVVIAGALMFIVEGPERGFRSIPEGMYWAIVTMSTVGYGDIVPHTTFGRFLASALILVGYSLIVVPVTIVTAETNKLRHKKSCLRCGATGHLRRARFCMQCGERLEEAG
- a CDS encoding response regulator, producing MQRVLVIDDDENIQLLVKAALQARFELVKALTGQDGLDRLDEGEIDLILLDYNLPDMDGQETLERIREQDEDTPVVLLTGEHASATIGPMLRLGVANYIHKPFNPKELRGRIVSIMGEDEDEASAQGTAVQDAPKPVRKSKAQPELDPQKIKLNALIAKHGPMFSLLTDELGDVDKARLYVQKYYDGEWTRLSDWASKQMARKGLLDSLPASLHFYFNFERYAADQAAAGSALVIKVGTVMHVFSDFPK